One Luteolibacter rhizosphaerae DNA segment encodes these proteins:
- a CDS encoding VOC family protein gives MELPARGYSYLFGHMRVEKVKYVLWAADWRRCLAFYRDLFGGVISFESEVWSEIVVAGATIGVHGGGEGKRTWTGLSFQLDDLRTGIARLAECGGALTSEPNDTQEDPLHLAMCIDPEGNEFMMTQRRH, from the coding sequence ATGGAATTGCCCGCGCGAGGCTATTCTTATCTGTTCGGCCACATGCGTGTGGAGAAGGTGAAATATGTCCTGTGGGCGGCGGATTGGCGGCGTTGCCTCGCGTTCTATCGCGATCTCTTCGGAGGGGTGATCAGCTTCGAGTCCGAAGTCTGGAGCGAGATCGTGGTTGCCGGTGCCACCATCGGAGTTCACGGCGGCGGGGAGGGGAAGCGGACATGGACCGGCCTTTCGTTCCAGCTGGATGACCTGCGCACGGGCATTGCCCGCCTTGCCGAATGCGGCGGAGCCTTGACCAGCGAGCCGAACGACACCCAGGAGGATCCGCTCCATCTCGCCATGTGCATCGATCCGGAAGGGAACGAGTTCATGATGACCCAGCGGCGGCACTAG
- a CDS encoding class I SAM-dependent methyltransferase has translation MALDSQQQRSAAQFDRQAANYGKQHILADTRDVDELLAMIPEKSGAALDVATGGGHTALALARAGYTPVLGDLAPAMLEHAGKLLEGEGFPVATALFPAEEIPFPDASFRIVSCRVAPHHFTDVPAFVKECYRVLEPGGYLLIIDGSVVDDDPETAEWLHQVEKLRDPSHGRLLDRNTWVRIVEEAGFSIRHAELQPMKMPDLEWYFTAAATSEENREQVRALIANASPHVRERMELQTNEEPIRWIWQRVSLLAVK, from the coding sequence ATGGCACTCGATTCCCAGCAACAGCGTTCCGCCGCCCAGTTCGATCGCCAAGCTGCCAACTACGGCAAGCAGCACATTCTAGCCGACACACGCGACGTGGATGAGCTACTCGCCATGATTCCGGAGAAGAGCGGCGCGGCGCTGGATGTGGCCACCGGTGGCGGGCACACGGCGCTGGCCCTGGCCCGTGCGGGTTACACGCCGGTGCTGGGCGATCTGGCGCCGGCGATGCTGGAGCACGCGGGCAAGCTGCTGGAGGGAGAAGGTTTCCCCGTGGCAACGGCGCTCTTCCCGGCAGAGGAGATCCCCTTCCCCGACGCGAGCTTCCGGATCGTGAGCTGCCGCGTGGCTCCGCACCACTTCACGGATGTGCCGGCCTTCGTGAAGGAATGCTACCGGGTGCTGGAGCCCGGCGGTTATCTGCTCATCATCGACGGCAGCGTGGTGGATGATGACCCGGAGACTGCCGAGTGGCTGCACCAGGTGGAGAAGCTGCGCGATCCCTCGCATGGCCGCCTGTTAGATCGCAACACATGGGTGCGGATCGTGGAGGAAGCCGGATTCTCCATCCGGCATGCCGAACTGCAGCCAATGAAGATGCCGGATCTGGAATGGTATTTCACCGCAGCGGCGACTTCGGAAGAAAATCGCGAACAGGTGCGGGCATTGATCGCGAATGCGAGTCCCCATGTGCGCGAACGGATGGAGCTGCAAACGAATGAAGAACCGATCCGCTGGATATGGCAGCGGGTGAGTTTGCTCGCGGTGAAATGA
- a CDS encoding tryptophan 7-halogenase, which translates to MNASLVRQVVVLGSGTDALLTAASLKRQLPGLGVTLLRDPAAEAADPIGESTTPAVLQQISRVLGLQGQDIHLRARPVWTLGYKCLWGARGSFFRGFDQTFSQGLNGFRTEPGYLAAATGLDSCSPSIALMAAGKLFPKDGANAFKPLEHLTGMNFRTELLDDLLLKLCQVLGIAVREGRPVAIEQAPQRLVLADGGSLEADLFFDAAGSARPLSTLAGNSGWVSYEDAAPCTRAVTVLRRRGSEPIRPFTTLETQDAGWRWRIEHDDAVGLALAWAPEFMEEEEACAQLLAKADDSSAVTRIHHWNNGRLTSPWQGAVIAVGDAGGFLPPMASLRIGMLLFQVNWLVRLLAETDGRVGDASAASYNTIAAEAWDELRDFHAIHHRYNTASDSPFWTRARETVAPRSCAPLVDLYQSIGPSQLLAQFIPSWPGAIGIDSWIAALLGMGVPFRHQPEIPAPEKKAWESLCEQRRAMAKQAVPAELCIGAARRAMRPEPRAAFP; encoded by the coding sequence ATGAATGCTTCTCTCGTTCGTCAGGTGGTCGTGCTCGGCTCCGGCACGGATGCCCTCCTCACCGCCGCCTCGCTCAAGCGCCAGCTCCCCGGCCTCGGCGTCACCCTGCTCCGCGATCCCGCGGCGGAGGCTGCCGATCCGATCGGGGAAAGTACGACTCCTGCCGTACTTCAGCAGATCTCCCGCGTGCTCGGCTTGCAGGGTCAGGATATTCACCTGCGCGCCCGCCCGGTGTGGACGCTCGGCTACAAGTGTCTCTGGGGTGCCCGCGGCAGTTTCTTCCGCGGCTTCGACCAGACCTTCAGCCAGGGCCTGAACGGCTTCCGCACCGAGCCGGGATATCTCGCCGCGGCTACCGGATTGGATTCCTGCTCGCCCTCCATCGCCCTGATGGCTGCGGGCAAGCTCTTCCCGAAGGACGGGGCGAACGCCTTCAAGCCGCTTGAGCATCTCACCGGCATGAACTTCCGCACCGAGCTGCTGGATGACCTCTTGCTCAAGCTCTGCCAAGTGCTCGGCATTGCCGTGCGCGAGGGGCGTCCGGTCGCGATCGAGCAGGCACCGCAGCGCCTGGTGCTGGCGGATGGCGGCTCCTTGGAAGCCGACCTCTTCTTCGATGCCGCCGGCAGCGCCCGTCCGCTCTCCACTTTGGCAGGGAACAGCGGTTGGGTGTCCTACGAGGACGCCGCACCCTGCACCCGCGCCGTCACCGTGCTGCGCCGTCGCGGCAGCGAGCCCATCCGGCCCTTCACCACGCTCGAAACACAGGACGCCGGTTGGCGCTGGCGCATCGAGCATGATGATGCCGTGGGCCTCGCCCTCGCGTGGGCTCCGGAATTCATGGAGGAGGAAGAAGCCTGTGCGCAGCTTCTTGCGAAGGCCGATGATTCTTCTGCTGTCACTCGCATCCATCATTGGAACAACGGCCGCCTCACCAGCCCGTGGCAGGGTGCGGTGATCGCGGTGGGTGATGCCGGTGGCTTCCTGCCGCCGATGGCTTCGCTGCGCATCGGCATGCTCCTCTTCCAGGTGAACTGGCTCGTCCGCTTGCTCGCGGAAACGGATGGCCGCGTGGGAGATGCGTCGGCGGCCAGCTACAACACGATCGCCGCCGAGGCATGGGATGAACTGCGTGACTTCCACGCCATCCACCACCGCTACAATACCGCTTCCGATTCGCCCTTCTGGACCCGTGCGCGGGAGACGGTCGCGCCCCGGTCCTGTGCTCCGCTGGTGGACCTTTATCAATCGATCGGTCCCTCGCAGTTGCTGGCGCAGTTCATCCCCTCATGGCCCGGGGCCATCGGCATCGACTCATGGATCGCCGCCTTGCTCGGCATGGGCGTGCCCTTCCGTCATCAGCCGGAGATTCCCGCACCCGAGAAGAAGGCTTGGGAATCCCTCTGCGAACAACGCCGTGCCATGGCCAAGCAAGCCGTGCCCGCGGAGCTCTGCATCGGTGCCGCCCGTCGCGCCATGCGCCCCGAACCCCGCGCCGCATTCCCCTGA
- the uvrA gene encoding excinuclease ABC subunit UvrA, which translates to MPAKKKPSESAPAVSAIRIRGARQHNLKGLDLDIPLGQLTVVTGPSGSGKSSLAFHTLYAEGQRRYVETFSPYVRQFFDRMDKPVVDHIDGIPPAIAIEQKNNIRTTRSTVGTLTEINDYLKLLYARAARGYDPDTGEEIRPDSPESAAAWAFEHLAGEQVLVTFPVAIPAETKSEELFPFLNQQGYLRVLIGKEVHRTDEAGKVVKLSKSQGVAVIQDRLPVTPENRTRLLEALEHAFTLGKGHVSLASGADFKARPFSSTWTNPATGNSLRPPSPALFSFNNPLGACPKCRGFGRVIGLDLDRAVPDPSLTIRQGVIKPFQGERGEDCQRDLLRCCKERRVDVNTPWEDMAEDEREWVYYGDRSSSSPEDLEEIWRSGSWYGVKGFFDWLETKAYKMHVRIFLSRYRSYTTCGTCRGKRLQPEALCYKIEGKALPDLWLLPITDLREWFSNLGPETLGSAPDASLQLILTEIASRLHYLNEVGLGYLTLDRPARTLSGGEIERVNLTTCLGASLTNTLFVLDEPTVGLHPRDIHRLVGVMHGLRDKGNTLVVVEHEEAVMRAADQLLDIGPAAGQHGGSLVFQGPVSNGLAFGAKGKAKTGTLPWLSGERVIPLPAKRRKPGAKKIEIRGASRHNLKRLDLELPLGLFACLTGVSGSGKSTLAHDVIYANISRKLRKEESDLDPAPVKELRGTQYLSDVLLVDQSPLARTPRSTPAVLVGAFDPIRQLFAQTEDAKAGGLNTGFFSFNSGEGRCDRCAGAGSEKVEMQFLSDLHVTCPDCNGRRYKPSTLDIHYLGKSVADILDLSIEEAIAFYGETEGLSSPHAKRHEQVCKLLRPLAEVGLGYLKLGQPLNTLSGGESQRLKLCQLLAEAGPKSQDSKLSKLLILDEPTTGLHFSDIERLLGVFQRLVDAGHSLLVIEHNLDVIKCADWILDLGPEAGAQGGQLVGQGTPEQIAAMETETSRYLQPMLAPRDVGSARLKEEPMLPQPLAKQANVISLRGAREHNLKNISIDIPRDKFVVVSGLSGSGKSTLAFDILFAEGQRRFLDSMSAYARQFAEQLEKPELDSLAGLPPTVAIEQRVSQGGMKSTVATVTEVWNFVRLLYAKLGTRYCPDCNVPVEKQSLAAIEKSVRDLLKKGAVSILAPVIRGRKGYHTEVAEWALKQGFTRLLVDKQFKDAEGFTRLERFKEHDIDVVVAELSVGSKKGAEESLGTVIPRALDIGKGTLKLFTPDKKFMLLSSEASCPSCHRSFEELDPRLFSFNSPHGWCEECRGHGMVPKHRHHLDTSKYESVLEAEMDADRKIERMEDEELVECPACHGARLNPEGRAVRFQGSPLADLARLPVEHASQHFEKLKVAGDRESLIARDILPEIRQRLAFLQEVGLGYLQLDRSARTLSGGESQRIRLAAQLGSNLRGVLYVLDEPTIGLHPRDNAALLETLVALRDRGNSLIVVEHDEDTIARADHLIDLGPGAGRLGGQIVYQGPPPTVPGINAAPKKGKKAAKEEGSTMLDVSASPTYRALSNPILHPTRGKRRAVPKNHPLLKVEGCRANNLKFIDVGIPLGRLTVLTGISGSGKSTLMHSCIADAARAKNAKAEGKKTGVRKWKSASGFDKLQSIYEVDQSPIGKTSRSCPATYVKVFDDIRKLFAQLPDSRVRGYEASRFSFNTGDGRCPVCEGNGRVKLEMDFLPSTWVPCEACAEMRYNPATLEVRFREKNIGQVLRMTIEQAAEFFESQPRIAAPLKLLADTGLGYLQLGQPSPTLSGGEAQRIKLVTELTKGRVSAKNLKTLNRSNLYLIEEPTVGLHLEDVKRLIDVLHRLVDEGHTVIVIEHHMAVAAEADWILDMGPEAGDQGGTIIAQGPPETVAKSKKSRTAPFLATALSLNS; encoded by the coding sequence GTGCCCGCGAAGAAGAAGCCGTCCGAGTCCGCGCCTGCTGTTTCCGCCATCCGCATCCGAGGTGCCCGGCAGCATAATTTGAAGGGGCTGGACCTCGATATCCCGCTCGGGCAGCTCACCGTGGTGACCGGTCCCTCCGGCTCGGGGAAGTCCTCGCTGGCCTTCCACACGCTCTATGCGGAGGGGCAGCGGCGTTACGTGGAGACCTTCTCGCCTTATGTCCGGCAGTTCTTCGACCGCATGGACAAGCCGGTGGTGGATCACATCGATGGCATCCCGCCGGCGATCGCAATCGAGCAAAAGAACAACATCCGCACCACGCGCTCCACGGTCGGCACGCTCACGGAGATCAATGATTACTTGAAGCTGCTCTATGCGCGGGCCGCGCGCGGCTATGATCCGGACACGGGCGAGGAGATCCGGCCGGATTCACCGGAGTCCGCGGCGGCATGGGCCTTCGAGCATCTCGCGGGCGAGCAGGTTCTCGTCACTTTCCCGGTGGCGATTCCGGCGGAGACGAAGAGCGAGGAGCTTTTCCCCTTCCTGAACCAGCAAGGCTACCTGCGCGTGCTGATCGGGAAGGAAGTGCACCGCACGGATGAGGCGGGCAAGGTGGTGAAGCTCTCGAAATCGCAGGGCGTCGCCGTGATCCAGGACCGCCTGCCGGTCACGCCGGAGAACCGCACGCGTCTGTTAGAAGCCTTGGAGCACGCCTTTACCTTGGGAAAAGGCCATGTGTCCTTGGCCTCCGGTGCGGACTTCAAGGCGCGGCCCTTCTCTTCGACATGGACGAACCCGGCCACGGGGAACTCGCTCCGCCCGCCATCGCCCGCACTCTTCTCCTTCAACAATCCGCTTGGTGCCTGCCCGAAGTGCCGCGGCTTCGGCCGGGTGATCGGGCTCGATCTGGACCGTGCCGTGCCGGATCCCTCGCTCACCATCCGCCAGGGCGTGATCAAGCCTTTCCAAGGCGAGCGTGGCGAGGATTGCCAGCGCGACCTGCTGCGCTGCTGCAAGGAGCGCCGGGTCGACGTCAACACGCCATGGGAAGACATGGCGGAGGACGAGCGCGAGTGGGTCTACTACGGGGATCGTAGTTCGAGCAGCCCGGAAGACCTCGAAGAGATCTGGCGCTCGGGTTCCTGGTATGGCGTGAAGGGCTTCTTCGATTGGCTGGAGACGAAGGCTTACAAGATGCATGTCCGCATCTTCCTGAGCCGTTACCGTTCCTACACCACCTGCGGCACTTGCCGCGGCAAGCGCCTGCAACCGGAGGCCCTGTGCTACAAGATCGAGGGCAAGGCCTTGCCGGATCTCTGGCTCCTGCCGATCACCGACCTGCGCGAATGGTTCTCGAACCTCGGGCCGGAAACCCTCGGCTCCGCGCCGGATGCCTCGCTGCAATTGATCCTCACGGAGATCGCCTCGCGCCTTCATTATCTGAACGAGGTCGGCCTCGGCTACCTGACCCTCGACCGCCCGGCGCGCACGCTCAGCGGCGGCGAGATCGAGCGCGTGAATCTTACCACCTGTCTCGGTGCCTCGCTGACGAACACGCTCTTCGTACTCGATGAACCTACGGTCGGTCTGCATCCGCGGGACATTCACCGGCTCGTCGGCGTGATGCACGGCCTGCGGGACAAGGGGAACACGCTGGTGGTCGTGGAGCACGAGGAAGCCGTCATGCGCGCCGCGGACCAGTTGCTGGATATCGGTCCGGCGGCAGGGCAGCACGGCGGCAGCCTTGTCTTCCAAGGCCCGGTATCGAACGGTCTCGCCTTCGGCGCGAAAGGAAAGGCCAAGACGGGCACCCTGCCTTGGCTCTCGGGCGAGCGCGTCATCCCGCTGCCTGCGAAGCGCCGCAAGCCGGGTGCGAAGAAGATCGAGATCCGCGGTGCCAGTCGGCACAACCTGAAGAGGCTCGATCTCGAGCTTCCGCTCGGTCTCTTTGCCTGCCTCACCGGGGTGTCCGGCTCGGGCAAGTCCACGCTCGCGCACGACGTGATCTACGCGAACATCTCGCGGAAGCTGCGCAAGGAGGAGTCCGACCTCGATCCGGCACCGGTCAAGGAGCTACGAGGTACGCAGTACTTGAGCGATGTCCTGTTGGTGGACCAGTCACCGCTGGCCCGCACGCCGCGCTCGACCCCGGCGGTGCTGGTGGGTGCCTTCGATCCCATCCGCCAGCTCTTCGCGCAAACGGAAGATGCGAAGGCGGGCGGCCTGAATACCGGCTTCTTCTCCTTCAACTCGGGTGAGGGCCGCTGCGACCGTTGCGCCGGGGCCGGTAGCGAGAAGGTGGAGATGCAGTTCCTCTCCGACCTGCACGTGACCTGCCCGGACTGCAATGGCCGGCGCTACAAGCCCTCCACGCTGGATATCCACTACCTCGGCAAGTCGGTCGCGGACATCCTTGATCTCTCGATCGAGGAAGCCATCGCTTTCTACGGCGAGACCGAGGGCCTCTCCAGCCCGCATGCCAAGCGCCATGAGCAGGTCTGCAAGCTGCTCCGGCCGCTGGCGGAAGTGGGCCTAGGCTACCTCAAGCTGGGCCAGCCGCTTAACACCCTGTCGGGCGGTGAGTCGCAGCGTCTGAAGCTCTGCCAGCTTCTCGCCGAAGCCGGGCCGAAGTCGCAGGACTCGAAGTTGTCCAAGCTGCTGATCCTCGACGAGCCGACCACCGGCCTGCATTTCTCGGATATCGAGCGCCTGCTCGGCGTGTTCCAGCGCTTGGTAGATGCGGGCCACAGCTTGTTGGTAATCGAGCACAACCTGGACGTGATCAAGTGCGCGGACTGGATCCTCGATCTCGGCCCGGAGGCGGGCGCGCAGGGCGGCCAGCTGGTGGGGCAGGGGACCCCGGAGCAGATCGCGGCGATGGAGACGGAGACCTCGCGCTATCTCCAGCCGATGCTCGCGCCCCGCGACGTGGGGTCGGCGCGTCTTAAGGAAGAGCCGATGCTGCCGCAGCCGCTGGCGAAGCAGGCGAATGTGATCTCCCTGCGCGGTGCGCGTGAGCACAACTTGAAGAACATCTCGATCGATATCCCGCGCGACAAGTTCGTGGTCGTTTCCGGGCTCAGCGGCTCGGGCAAGTCGACGCTCGCCTTCGATATTCTCTTCGCGGAAGGCCAGCGGCGCTTCCTCGATTCGATGTCCGCCTATGCCCGGCAGTTCGCCGAGCAATTGGAAAAGCCCGAACTCGATTCTTTGGCCGGCCTGCCGCCGACCGTGGCGATCGAGCAGCGGGTCTCGCAGGGCGGGATGAAATCGACCGTCGCCACCGTGACGGAAGTCTGGAACTTCGTCCGCCTGCTCTATGCGAAGCTCGGCACCCGCTATTGCCCGGACTGCAATGTGCCGGTGGAGAAGCAGTCGCTCGCCGCGATCGAAAAGAGCGTGCGCGACCTGCTCAAAAAGGGCGCGGTTTCGATCCTCGCTCCCGTGATCCGCGGACGGAAGGGCTATCACACCGAAGTCGCGGAATGGGCGCTCAAGCAGGGCTTCACGCGCTTGCTGGTCGACAAGCAATTTAAGGATGCCGAGGGCTTCACCCGTCTGGAACGCTTCAAGGAGCACGACATCGATGTCGTTGTCGCCGAGCTTTCCGTCGGCTCGAAGAAGGGCGCGGAGGAATCGCTCGGCACCGTGATCCCGCGCGCGCTCGATATCGGGAAGGGCACCTTGAAGCTCTTCACGCCGGACAAGAAGTTCATGCTGCTGTCCAGCGAGGCGAGCTGCCCGAGCTGCCATCGCTCCTTTGAGGAGCTCGATCCGCGTCTCTTCTCCTTCAACTCGCCGCACGGCTGGTGCGAGGAGTGCCGCGGCCATGGCATGGTGCCGAAGCATCGTCATCATCTCGATACCTCGAAGTATGAGTCCGTGCTGGAAGCGGAGATGGATGCCGACCGCAAGATCGAGCGGATGGAAGACGAGGAGCTGGTGGAATGCCCCGCCTGCCACGGTGCCCGCCTGAATCCGGAGGGCCGCGCGGTGCGTTTCCAAGGCTCGCCGCTCGCGGATCTCGCCCGCTTGCCGGTCGAGCACGCCTCGCAGCACTTCGAGAAGCTCAAGGTGGCCGGAGATCGCGAAAGTTTGATCGCCCGCGATATCCTGCCGGAGATCCGCCAGCGCCTCGCCTTCCTGCAGGAAGTCGGTCTGGGCTATCTCCAGCTCGATCGCTCGGCGCGCACTTTGAGCGGCGGCGAGAGTCAGCGCATCCGCTTGGCCGCGCAGCTCGGCAGCAATCTTCGCGGCGTGCTTTACGTCCTCGATGAGCCGACCATCGGCCTTCACCCCCGCGATAATGCCGCGCTGTTAGAGACCTTGGTCGCACTGCGCGACCGCGGCAATAGCCTGATCGTCGTCGAGCACGACGAGGATACCATCGCGCGGGCGGATCATCTCATCGACCTCGGGCCGGGTGCCGGTCGCTTGGGCGGACAGATCGTTTATCAGGGCCCACCTCCCACGGTTCCGGGCATCAATGCGGCGCCCAAGAAAGGTAAGAAGGCCGCGAAGGAAGAAGGCAGCACCATGCTCGATGTCTCTGCCTCGCCCACTTATCGCGCCCTCTCGAATCCGATCCTCCACCCGACCCGTGGCAAGCGCCGTGCGGTGCCGAAGAATCATCCGCTGCTGAAAGTGGAAGGCTGCCGCGCGAACAACCTGAAGTTCATCGATGTCGGCATCCCGCTCGGGCGACTCACGGTTCTAACCGGGATCTCCGGTTCGGGGAAATCCACGCTCATGCACTCCTGCATCGCGGATGCCGCACGGGCGAAGAATGCGAAGGCCGAGGGCAAGAAGACCGGCGTCCGCAAATGGAAGTCCGCCAGCGGCTTCGACAAGCTGCAGTCGATTTACGAGGTGGACCAATCGCCGATCGGCAAGACCTCCCGTTCCTGCCCGGCCACCTACGTGAAGGTCTTCGATGACATCCGTAAGCTCTTCGCGCAGCTCCCGGATTCGCGGGTGCGCGGTTACGAGGCCTCACGCTTCTCCTTCAATACCGGCGACGGCCGCTGCCCCGTCTGCGAGGGCAATGGACGCGTGAAGCTGGAGATGGACTTCCTGCCGAGCACCTGGGTTCCCTGCGAGGCCTGTGCCGAGATGCGCTACAATCCCGCCACGCTCGAAGTGCGCTTCCGCGAGAAGAACATCGGGCAGGTGCTGCGCATGACCATCGAGCAGGCTGCGGAGTTCTTCGAGTCCCAGCCGCGCATCGCCGCGCCGCTGAAACTCTTGGCAGATACCGGCCTCGGCTATCTCCAACTCGGCCAGCCCTCGCCCACTCTCAGCGGTGGCGAGGCCCAGCGCATCAAGCTGGTCACCGAGCTGACCAAAGGCCGCGTCTCCGCCAAGAACCTCAAGACCCTGAACCGCTCGAATCTCTACCTCATCGAGGAACCGACCGTGGGCCTGCACTTGGAAGACGTGAAGCGCCTCATCGACGTGCTGCACCGTCTGGTCGACGAAGGCCACACGGTCATCGTCATCGAGCACCACATGGCGGTCGCGGCGGAGGCGGACTGGATTCTCGACATGGGCCCGGAGGCGGGCGATCAAGGGGGAACCATCATCGCGCAGGGACCACCGGAGACCGTGGCAAAATCCAAGAAATCCCGCACGGCTCCCTTCCTCGCGACGGCGCTCTCGCTCAACTCATGA
- a CDS encoding tryptophan 7-halogenase, whose product MAEETPMVSHPESVNPGSSKVRRVLVLGGGSAGLLAALTLKRLHPALEVSLVYSSELGVIGVGEGTTAVFPAHLFETLGIPKEEFYREARPTWKQGIRLLWGPREEFFYDFEFQYDQRFEGMPKANGFYAAGDCGDLSQAGALMGRDKAFTTGPLGRPVIKGQYAFHIENHRLVSCLESIARRSGITLEDDTLERAEVDAGKVTALHFKSGTTRSADLYIDASGFSAELIGKALAEPFKSFSDSLFCDRAVIGGWQREDEPIHPYTTAETMYHGWCWQIEHETFINRGYVYSSNFVSDEEARAELVAKNPKITETRVVKFRSGRYERSWVGNVVAIGNASGFVEPLEATALAQVIYESNWLAESLRQTGYHLDEAMTAAFNRVVGIAWDEIRDFLAYHYRFNTRHNTPFWMHCRAHTSLGNYQTFHDFYQEVGPNPVLLVHALPARPNIYGVEGFLAMLVGMQVPHEASYQPGDAEFEAFRAHRNKLAAQAKGGVSVRQALDAIRRPSWQWT is encoded by the coding sequence ATGGCAGAAGAAACTCCCATGGTCTCTCATCCGGAATCCGTAAACCCCGGCTCGTCGAAGGTTCGGCGAGTGCTCGTCCTCGGCGGCGGCAGCGCCGGCCTGCTTGCCGCGCTCACCCTCAAGCGTCTTCATCCCGCGCTGGAAGTCTCGCTCGTCTACAGCTCCGAACTCGGCGTCATCGGGGTGGGGGAGGGGACCACCGCCGTCTTTCCCGCGCATCTCTTCGAGACCCTTGGCATCCCGAAGGAGGAATTCTACCGCGAGGCCCGGCCGACATGGAAGCAGGGCATCCGCCTGCTCTGGGGCCCGCGCGAGGAGTTCTTCTACGACTTCGAGTTCCAGTACGACCAACGCTTCGAGGGCATGCCGAAGGCGAACGGCTTCTATGCTGCCGGTGATTGCGGCGATCTCTCGCAGGCGGGAGCGCTCATGGGCCGGGACAAGGCCTTCACCACGGGTCCGCTCGGCCGACCCGTGATCAAGGGCCAATATGCGTTTCACATCGAGAACCACCGTCTCGTCTCCTGTTTGGAGAGCATCGCCCGCCGCTCCGGCATCACCTTGGAGGATGACACTCTGGAGCGTGCCGAAGTCGATGCGGGCAAGGTGACCGCCCTGCATTTCAAGAGCGGCACCACCCGCAGCGCGGACCTTTACATCGATGCCTCCGGATTCAGCGCGGAACTGATCGGCAAGGCCCTCGCGGAGCCCTTCAAAAGCTTCTCCGACTCGCTCTTCTGCGATCGCGCCGTGATCGGCGGCTGGCAGCGGGAGGATGAGCCGATCCACCCCTACACCACCGCGGAGACCATGTATCACGGCTGGTGCTGGCAGATCGAGCATGAGACCTTCATCAACCGCGGATACGTCTACTCCAGCAATTTCGTGTCCGATGAGGAGGCCCGGGCCGAGCTCGTCGCGAAGAACCCGAAGATCACCGAGACCCGTGTGGTCAAGTTCCGCAGCGGCCGCTACGAGCGCAGTTGGGTGGGTAATGTCGTCGCGATCGGCAATGCCTCCGGCTTCGTCGAGCCGCTCGAAGCCACCGCGCTGGCCCAGGTGATCTACGAATCGAACTGGCTGGCCGAGTCCCTACGCCAGACCGGCTATCATCTGGATGAAGCGATGACTGCCGCTTTCAACCGCGTGGTCGGCATCGCTTGGGACGAGATCCGCGACTTCCTCGCCTATCACTACCGCTTCAATACGCGGCACAACACGCCCTTCTGGATGCACTGCCGGGCGCACACGAGTTTGGGGAACTACCAGACATTTCATGACTTTTACCAGGAGGTTGGGCCGAATCCGGTGCTGCTGGTACACGCCCTCCCGGCGCGTCCGAACATCTACGGCGTGGAGGGCTTCCTCGCCATGCTCGTCGGCATGCAGGTGCCGCATGAGGCCTCCTACCAGCCGGGCGATGCCGAGTTCGAGGCATTCCGTGCCCACCGCAACAAGCTCGCTGCCCAAGCAAAGGGCGGCGTGAGCGTCCGCCAGGCACTTGATGCCATCCGCCGTCCTTCCTGGCAGTGGACCTGA